A segment of the Aureimonas sp. SA4125 genome:
AAACGTTTCGAGCGATCCTCGCGACGACCTTCTGCGCGCGGCGCTGCAGCAGGCGAACGAGCAACTCGGCGCCGCGCGCGAGGAAATGACGAAGGCCCAGTCGCGTCTTGCAGAGGTGAACCTGCTGCATGTCGAGGCGAGCGCGGTCGGAAACGACCCGCTGCCGGCATCGCCGTTCCTGACGACGCTGCGCAGCGAGGAGGCGGTTGCACTGAAGGATCAGGCGCAACTCGCCGGCAATTTCGGAGCCAACCATCCGCTCATTCGGGCAAACGAGGCACGAGTCGCCAGCGTGCGCGCCCAGATTTCGCAGGAGATGCGCCGGATCGTTTCGATTCTCGAGAACGACGTCCGCGTCGCGCAGGGGCGCATCGCCCGGATCGAGGCGGAGATCGACGCCGCCAGCCAGCGGCTTCGTCACCGCAGTCATGCCGAAATCCGCCTGCGCGAACTTGATCGCGACCTCCTCACCGAGCAGAAGCTCTACGATGTCGTTTCGGCCCGACTCGGCAAGCTGGACCCCTATTCGGAGATCGCCGAGCCCGGCGCGCGCGTCGTCTCGTTGGCCGAGGTTCCGTCCAGCCCGTCCTCGCCCGATCCCCGGGTCGTGATCGGCAGCGGATTTGCGGGCTCGCTCGTGGTGGCCTTCATTGCGGCGATGACCCTTGAAGGTATGGACAACAGGGTGCGCGACCCGAAGCGAGTGGCCGAAATCCTCGATGCTCCAATCCTGGCTTTCGTGCCGTATTTCCCCTGCCGGTTGTGGGGCGGCAGTACGAAAATCCTGCGGTATCTGTGCAAGCATCCCAACTCGGCCATCGCCGAGCGGTATCGCTCGGTATACAATCTTATTCAACGGCGAAATCCGGGCGTCCGGGAACAGGTGATCATGGTCACATCCGGTCTTCCCCGCGAGGGCAAGACGACGACGGCGTTGGGGCTCGCGGTCACCGCCGCCCTAGAGGGGTCCTGGACGGTTCTCGTCGATCTCGATCTGCGCACCGGCGGACTTCGGCGCGCGATGGGATTGCCGCGCGACACGACGTCCCTCGAGGCCTATCTTAGGACCCACGCGGAGCTGCGCGACGTAATCCACACCGTTCCCGGCCTGACGGGCCTTGACGTGATCGTCTCCGCCGCGATCGGCGATAGGGTCTCCGGCCACGTCAATGCCGAACATCTCGCACGCCTTTTCGAGGAGCTTCGGGCGACCTACGACGTGGTGATCGTCGATACGCCGCCCTTGATGATCGTCGACGACGCTGCGGTTCTGTCGGTCCTCGCCGACTGCGTCGTCCTGACGGCGGCATTGCCTCTCGGGACGGAAGACGAACTCTGCGATATCGGCGAACAGCTTCGCACCACCGGAATGCGCGTGGCCGGGATCGTCATCAACGAGGTCGACGGCACCTCCGGCAACGGCGCATCCCCCAGCAGGCGTGTTCGGCTGAGGGACGCGAAAAGCTATTTCGGCGGCTGACTTCCAAAAAGCCGAAAGCGATTGCTCGCGCGCCGATCGTCTGCGCCGGCAGCGCGTGACGGTCGCATCCGCAGCGGACGATCGAGGTTGTAGAGCGAGATTTGCGCCTCCGAACGGACGTACGGCGCTTGAGGAGACGGCGGGATGATCATGCACGTCATCACCAACTTCTCGGCAAATGCCGGCGCTGAGGCGATGCTGTCCCGCCTCATCCGCGAGCCCAGCAACGCCCTCGTCGTTCCGCTCATCGACGTCTCCGACCGCTATCGGGAATCGTGCGGCCCCTCGGTCCGGTTCATGCCCCTGCATGCCGGTTCGGTGGCGCGGATGATGGGCGCCGTGCCCCGCCTCGCCCGCATCATCAAGGCGGAGAAGCCTGAGGCGATCGTCTGCTGGATGTATCACGCGATGGTGGTCGGAGCGCTGGCCCACAGGATGTCGGGCGGCGAGGCGCCGCTATTCTGGAACGTCCGCCAGTCGCTCGACGACCCTAGGACGCTGACGCGAAGCGTGCGGCTGACCTTGCGTCTGTGCAGGGCGCTGTCTCGCTATCCCGGCGGTATCGTCTTCAACTCTGCACGTGCCGCCGAGCTGCACCGGCGCTTCGGTTTCCGAAACGCGCGCATGACGGTCATCCCGAACGGCTTCGACTTCGTCGACGCGGACCTGCCTAGCGCTCGGACGCCGCGCGTGTTCGGGATCGCCGCGCGATTGCATCCCCAGAAGGACCATCGGACTTTCTTCAGGGCCGCGGCGCTGCTGTCGCGGCGTCATGCGCACGCGCGCTTTGTGGCTGCGGGCGCCGGCCTGGAGGACTGCGAGGGCGCCGCCGCCCGCCTCGTCGCGGAGAGCGGGGTGCCGGCGGAGGCCGTGAGCCTTTGCGGCGAGGTCGCGGACATGGAGAGCTTCTACCGAAGCATCGATGTGTTGGTGCTCTCGTCGTTGACGGAGGGCTTTCCGAACGTCGTCGCCGAGGCGATGAGTTACGGCGTGCCGGTCGTCACCACCGATGTCGGCGATGCCGCGGCGATCGTGGGCGATACGGGAATGGTGGTGCCCGCAGGGGACGACCAGGCGCTCGCCGCGGCGATGGAGCGGATGCTGCGTCTTTCCCCGGCCGAATATCGCGAGCGGTCGGCGGCGGCGCGGCGGCGCGTCGTCGAGCATTACTCGCTCCCCCGCGTGGCCGGCCAGTACGAGGCGCTGGTCGGGGCGATCTGACTGTCCGAAAAGCGATTCCGATTTGCCGGTGGATGCTTCGGCCACCGTCGCGCAATCGGCCGGCACGCCTCGCGGCCGAGCGTCTTGGCTCCGCGCCTATGCAATCGTCGCCGCCAGAACTTGCGGTTCGATTTCCGAGCCTCCACCCAGACGCTTCAACGGGCGAAAGTCGCAGTCTGGCCCAAGCTCAAAGAGCGTGGCCGCGTTGCCGCCGGCACGGTTGGTGCGGGTGGCGAGGAAGAGGGAGCCCGGCCCCCGCAGATAGACGCGGATGTTGGTGATAGCGCTCTCCAGCTCGCCGGCCGTGAAATAGCCGAGGTTCAGGATGTTGGCCGCCCGGACGACGTCGAACCTTCCCGCGAAGGCCGGACGCCGGATCAGGATGTCGTCCTCCATCACCTCGACGTCGCGTCGATGCAGAAGCCTCGGGCTGGCGAGGTGAACCGGTCTGCTGCGCCCCTGCGCGATGAGGGTTCGAACGCGACGGCCGAGCCCGTGCCGGGCGATCATTAGCGGCGCAAAGGCGAGCGTGGCGTAATCGAGACGCCGCACCCAGGCCCGGATCGCGGTCCCCGCCACGTCGTACTGCAGCGGGAACCCTTCCGGATCCGCCAGCACCCGCAGGCCCGGGGCCACTCCGACGATATGGGCCCGGAGAAAGAGGTCCGTCGCGGTGAGCGAGACCGTAGATCCCTGCGCTCCGAGGAAGTCGAGAAACTCCAGCGACGTTACGCCGGACGAAACACCGATGTCGAGAGCGGACCGGATCGTGTCGGCGCGCTCCCGAAAGACCGGCCCGAACGCCTTTTCGATCTCCGTGAAGCGTGACGGCCGCGTCCGCTTGAACGTGCCGTTCCGCATCTTGAGATTTTCGAAAAATGCGGCTTCCGCGCCGGGGTCCCGTGCGGTGTCGTTCCGGGCGTAGAAGCGGTGGGCGGTCAGGCTCATGACGGACCTTCTCAAAAAATCGGCCCATGCAGGGCAACGATCGGATGCGATTTGCTGATTCTCTAGACGGCAGGCCTCAGACCGAGCGATTCGAGGAGAATCGCGTTCACGGCCCGAACGTCGAAGCGCTCCATCGCCAACGTTCGCGATCGAACCGCCATCCGCGGCGCAAGCCTTTCATCGTCGAGAAAGGCCCGCATGGCGTTCGCGAGATCCGCGGCGCTCCGCGGCGCGATGCGAAAGCCGTTCTCGCCGTCGATCACGGTCTCTCTGCAACCGGGCATGTCGGTTGTGATGATGGGACGGCCCGTCGCCAGAGCCTCCAGGGCGCTGCGCGGGATGCCTTCGCGATAGTAGGAGGGCAGCACGAAGACCGTTGATGCCGAAAGATACGGCCTGACGTCGGTCGTCTCTCCGAGATATTCCACGCCGGAATCCGCGGTCCATTGGGCCACCTCGGCCTGCGACAAGGCGGCGGGATTGGGGTCGAATGGCCCGAGGATCTGAAAGCGCGTCTGCGGGAACTGCGGCTTAAGAAGACGCGCGGCGGCGGCGAACTCGGCAATCCCCTTTTCCCGAAGCAGCCGTGCGACGAGCAGGAAGACAAACGGCCCGGCTGGGAGGGCGGTCTGGGCGTGATGGTCGAGATCCACACCGGAACCCGGCACCGAGACGAGCGCCGTGCGCTTTCCGATTAGCGCATGTCGCCTGATTTCCGCGGCGTCGTTCTCATTGTAGACGAAGGCGGCCTCGGTGCCCGCCAGCGCCCGGCGGTAGAGCCAGATGCTCAGCCTTCGCAGAGCCGCGAGCCGGAGGCCCCGGCGCTCACCGCCAAACATGTAGCCGAAGCCCGTGAACATCGAGAACCGCCGCCCGACACCCGACAGCCGCGCGGCGAGACCGCCGTATATGATGGGTTTCATCGTGTAGGTCAGAACGATGTCCGGCCGGATGCCGCGCATCAGCCGGTAAAGCGCCGCCAATGTGCGTATATCGGCGAGAGGGTCGGTGCCCGTGCGCGCCATCGGAATGCGGCGAAACGTGACGCCGATCCGGTTGAGCGCCGCGATCGCTTCGCTGTCCTCGTCCGGCGCGACGGCCGTGACCTCGTGGCCCGCGGCGACCATCGCCTCGAGCAACGCGTAGCGGAAGTTGACGAGGGAGCGCGTCAGGCTCGCGACCACGACGATGCGCTGCGGACCGGCGCCGTCGAGGCGATCGGAGATCGCTGTGTCTGAAACGGCCATCGCACCGCACTCCAAGGCCAAGGCGTCGGTTCACTGTGGCGCCATGCGGGGCACGCCCGGGGCACGTCTCGGCACGATCACCATGCAGCCGAACGTACAGTGCTTCCCGCGCGCATCCAGCTACCCGAATTGCGGGGGGCGAGTCGCGGGAGGCGTAGCACGCCTCACCAAAGGGATAGCTCATTGTCGACCCGCGATCGGCGCTAGCCTCGGCGTAAGCGTATTTCCAAACAGGGACGTCCGATGACGATTGCCGCAGCGCGGACAGGAACGAGGGCGATGCTCCTGGGCATCGCCGTGATGGCGGCGTTGCCGGGCATGCTCGCTTGCCGCCCCGCGCACGCGGCGCCCGCGGACGGCTACAGGCTGGCGCCCGGAGACGTGACGTCCTTCGACTTCCTCGACGATGCGCTGCCGGCCGAGCAGCTCACGGTGTCGAGCGAGGGAGAGGTCAGCATCCCGCTGATCGGAAGCTTCGCGGTCGCCGGGTTGACGGTGCCCGAGGCCGTCGATGCTATGCGACGCAGCTTCGTGGAGCGCCGGTTCTTCGTCGATCCCCAAATTTCACTGGCCGTCGCGAGCTTCCGGCCGATCTTCGTACTCGGCGAGGTGAGGGTTCCGGGATCATTTCCGTTTCAGCCCATGCTGACCGTGGAGCAGGCCGTCGCCCTGGCGGGCGGACAGTCGACGGGTGCCGGCGCTACCGAAGACCGGGTGGTGGCGCAGGCGCGCCTGCACGGCGAGATCGATGGCATGTCGGTGGACTTCGCGCGCGCCGCGCTCGGCGTGGCGAGGATGTCCGCTCAGTTGGACGACCGCGCCGTGATCACGACCGACGATCTGCCGGCCAACGCGCGCCCGTTCCTCGGCGACACGATGGTGGCCGCCCTGATGCCGACCGAGCAGAGGATTCTCGAGACCGAACGGGGCGCTTTCGAGACACGGCGCGATCAGTTGACGGCCGCCGTCAGCGAAGTCGACGGCGCGCTCGGCAATCTCGGACAGCTTATCGAGAACCAGAAGGGCGCGATCCTGTCGGCTCGCGAGGATCGCGACCGCGTGAAGAAACTCTATGCCGGCGGCATCAAGACGGTGACCGATGTCCGCAACGCGGACCGCGAGCTGACCGCGCAAGAATCCCATCTCCTCGAGATCTACAACCAGATGTCCTCCACCCGGCGGGAGCTCGGCGAGCTCCAGCGTCAGCTCGTCGACACCACGGACAATCGGACGCAGACCGCGTTGACGGGGTTGCAGAAACATCAGACCGAGATCGAGCAGCTCATCGCGGCGAGGCGTTCCGCCGAAGAGCAGAGCCTCCTGCTCGGCTCTCTCTCCCTCCAGAAAGAGCAACAGGTCGCGACGACGAAGTTCGTCTACGCCATCCGGCGCAGGGTCGGCTCCACGACGATGAGCCAACCGTCCATGCTCGACGACGAGGTGGCGCCCGGCGACACGATCGTCGTGTCGATCGAACGCTCGGCCGGCAGCGGCCCCCTGACGCTCACCAGCGCCGCGACCGGACGGATGCGGTGATGAAGCAAGCCGCGGATGCCGGCAATACCTCGGCGCTGGACGGGAGGGCGAGAGCGTCGGCGTTGGTCCGGTTCGCCGGCTCGGTCGCGCTCCTCGCGACGCTGCCGATCTGGCCGCTCGTGGCGGCCATGGTCTGGGCCAGCGTCGGCCGTCCCCTTCTGTTCCGCCAGACTCGCAGCGGGCGCGGCATGAGGCCCTTCACCATCTGCAAGTTCCGCACGATGCACGACGCGCGCGACGCGGCGGGTGCGCTTCTCCCCGACGCGCTGCGCGAGACGCCCGCGATGCGGCTGCTTCGTCGCTGGAGGCTCGACGAATTGCCGCAGCTTCTCGCGATCGCGCGGGGGGAGATGAGCTTCGTCGGCCCCCGGCCGCTGCTTCCCGACACGATCCAGGGCTTCGGCGAGTTCGGCCGGCTTCGCTGCGCGGTATCGCCGGGCTTGACCGGATGGGCGCAGGTCAACGGCAACACGCGCCTCACGGACCGGCAGAAGCTCGCGCTCGATCTCTGGTACATCCACCATCGCAGCCTCTATCTGGATCTCAAGATCCTCGCCATGACGGCCATCACGATTGTTCGTGGGGAACGGCTGGGGGAGGCGAATGTTGGCCGCGCCACGGCGGACATGGAGGCTCCCTATCCTCGCTCGGTACAAGGGGCGGGGCGATGATCCAAGGTCTTGCTGGGTTCGGCCGCGTGCTCGTCGTCGCTCCGCATCCGGACGACGAGGTTCTGGGATGCGGCGGGACCATCGCCCGGATCGCCGCCGACGACGGCGAGGTCCACGTCGCCGTCGTCACGCGCGGTCAGCCGCCGGCCTTCAGCGAGGAGGCCGCGGCAAGGGTCCGCGCCGAGGCCGAGGCGGCCCATCGCCATCTTGGCGTCAGGCGGACGCACTGGCTCGATCAGCCGGCCGGGCGGCTTTCCGAAACGCCGCATTCGACCCTGAACTCCGCACTTCAGGACCTTTTCGTCGCGATCCGGCCCGACACCGTATTCATCCCCTTCGTCGGGGACGTCCACCTGGATCACCAACTGATCTTCCTGTCGTCCATGGTGGCGGCCCGTCCCCACCAGGCCGAGTACCCGCCGACCATCCTCGCCTACGAAACGGTGTCGGAGACCAACTGGAACGCGCCCTACGTCACGGCCGCGTTCATCCCGCAGGTCTTCATCGACATCGAGAGGTCACTCGAGCGCAAGCTCGAGGCCATGGCGATGTTCGCATCCCAACTGCGTGCGTTACCGCACGAGCGTTCCCTCGAGACCTTGCGGGCCCTCGCGATCCTCAGGGGCGCCACCGTTCACCGACGTGCCGCGGAGGCCTTCGTCCTCGTGCGCACCGTTATCTGATCACCTGTCGGAAGGAAGAGCCCCCATGAAGCGCTGGCCGATCTATGATGAGGAGCAGATCTCGGACGTCGTCGACATCCTGCGCTCCAGCCAGGTCAATGCCTGGACCGGCGACTACGTCGCCCGTTTCGAGGACGCCTATGCCAGACATCTCGGCCGGCGGCATGCCGTCGCCCTCGCCAACGGCTCCGTCGCGCTCGATCTGGCGCTTAAGGTCCTTGGGATCGGCGCCGGCGACGAGGTGATCGTGACGAGCCGCAGCTTCATCGCCTCGGCCGCCTGCGTGCCGTTCGCCGGAGCCAAGCCGGTCTTTGCCGACGTGGATCCGGTGTCCGGCAATCTTTCCGCCGAGACGATCGCAGCCCGGATCACGCCGCGAACGAAGGCGGTTATAATCGTCCATCTCGGCGGCTGGCCGTGCGACATGGAGGCTATCATGGCTCTGGCCGAAAAGGCCGACCTTAAGGTTATCGAGGACTGCGCGCAGGCGCACGGCGCCAGATACGGCGGCAGGCCCGTCGGCTCCTTCGGGCATATCGCCGCCTTCTCGTTTTGTCAGGATAAGATAATCACGACGGGCGGCGAGGGCGGTCTCGTCGCGATGGATGACGAGGCTCTTTGGTCCACCGCCTGGAGTCTCAAGGATCACGGCAAGTCCTACGACCTTTCCCACCGGAAGGACTTTCCGCCGGGCTTTCGCTGGCTGCACGAATCTTTCGGAACCAACTGGCGGATGATGTCGATTCAGGCCGCCCTCGGTCTCAGGCAGCTCGAGCATCTGGAAGAGTGGCGCGCTCAAAGGCAGCGCAACGCCGACATCTGGACGGCGGCGCTGAAGGATCTTCCGGCGATCGCGATCCCGCGACTCACTCGCGAACATACGCATGCCTGGTATCGGTTCTACTGCCACGTTCGACCTGAGGAACTGACAGCAGGCTGGACGCGGGACGACCTCATGCTCGCCGTCACGGCGGCGGGAGTGCCCTGTTTCTCGGGCACCTGCTCGGAGATCTATATCGAGCACGCCTTCAGTGGATCGGGGCTCGCGCCGGCGGAACGCCTGCCCGTCGCCAAACAGCTCGGCGAAACCAGCCTTGCCTTTCTCGTCGATCCGTCCTGGAGCGCGGAGGAAACCGAAGCCGCAGCGGTGACGGCGTCCACCATCATCACCAATGCCTCGCGTATGGGCGAGACGCGGCATCGCGACCTCGAAAACTCTGATTATCCCTTGCTCTTACCGATGGATGCCGGGACGTCCGGGAAGGTTCCGATGGGGTTCGCACCCGTGACGAGCGCCGAAGACGATGGCCGGGACAGTTCGTGGACTCGGCGACAGGGGGCGCCTGCCGCCGTTTCCGGCCGCGTCGGGCCCGACGCGGATCTCGCCGCGCCCTCGTGAGAGACCGGGCGGGCGGCAAGATGCCCGCCTCTGTCTTCCCATCTCTTTCTCCGCCGAACCGGGTCGGCGCTGATCTCGATGTGTTTCGCTGGAATTCCGTGTTTTGTCGGTATCGCTTTGTGGCCGGCTCCGCAGTAGAGACGCTGCGCGTCGAGCGCTCGGCCCGACGTCTGCCGCATTTGTAGGCCGTCTGGCTTGCCAATAGCGGATGAAGCTAAGTTACGATGGGCTTTCAAAGCATTAACGCTGCGGCAGATGCGCCTTCGCCAATCCGACATTCAAGCCCTGGCGGCCGGTTTATCTGTCGGATACAGCCCATCTGACATCCAGATTCTACCAAGGATTCTAAAAATTCGTATAATCTGTGAGCTTTATCACATCGGGCTCCGTCAAAACGCGTAATCATTCTTACGAGGGATTTAGCGGGCACTTAAGAATTTAGTATGGCTCTATCGGCGCCGCTTACATTATGGATCTATAGCTCGCGCTGTATTGCGTGGCATATTTACTAGTAAAAGTGATAATTATGATTAGGAAGGCGCAAAATCGTCAAAAAATAATCAGAATGGTTGCAAATCGTAAATCGGAGTTAATGAATTGAATATATCTTTTGGTAACTCACACTCGAAGTCGGCCCTACAGCCGTACAGTTCGATCGCGACGCACGACATATCTTCGGCTTTCTTGCCGGAGCCTTGGGCGGAAATAAGCCGTACCCGAGTGGACGCGAGCGATCAGATCGACGTCGCGATCATCGACGATCGCCCGCTGATCAGGGACTGCTTTGGCAGGGGTCTGGAAGTCACCGATCCGACGCTGTCGTTGCGATATTTTTCCGGCGTGGACGAACTTCGAAACGCCGATGCCCAGGAAACGGAGTGCATCGGGGTGGTTCTGATCTGTACTTCGTGGTCCCAGTCGCAATCGGAATCCTGTTTTGTGGAGATCTCGCGTCTTAAGGCCGAGATGCCGTCCGTCAGCATCATCATGTTGTCCGACATCGAAAAGGTCGATGACATCCTTCGGCTGATCAAAATGGGCGCACGGGGCTACATACCCACTAGCGTCAGTCTCAGGGTTGCGGTCAAGGCCATCCAACTGGTTGCTGCGGGGGGTGTGTATGTTCCCGCGAGTATTCTCTTTCTGGCCGACCGCATCGCCAGGCAGACATCGGAAATCGAGAAGCAGCCGCAACCTGATAGTATGTTTACCTTACGACAAATGTCGGTTATCGAAGCCTTGCGCCGCGGCAAGCCAAATAAAATTATCGCTTATGACCTTAATATGTGCGAGAGTACTGTGAAGGTTCATATTAGAAATATCATGAAGAAAATGAAGGCCAGAAATCGGACTGAGGTAGCCTATCTTTTGAACAACATGATGAGTGCTGAAGGCGTCTGTT
Coding sequences within it:
- a CDS encoding Wzz/FepE/Etk N-terminal domain-containing protein; this translates as MRASVLNEGRTAKHPTAHYAAPRRAETRGVGPRELYGLFRRHKALMSMLAVAGTLVSAAAAYFIPQSFTASSMIVLAPEDPNLLEDRSDQTAQPANQFKTKMDTETDLMQSRGFTGRVVDELNLIADPTFNTYLTPFAISDGGAPTVFPAQVLQSASAVLTNAWAALPEHRVPLPPSSVQRDRAISMFLMRLSITRKGESLAMTVSVSGHEPERTATLANAVTRLYVSWSRDQKRDTARGAVEFLRQQAGELAVRISNLEGEIASYSGMENVSSDPRDDLLRAALQQANEQLGAAREEMTKAQSRLAEVNLLHVEASAVGNDPLPASPFLTTLRSEEAVALKDQAQLAGNFGANHPLIRANEARVASVRAQISQEMRRIVSILENDVRVAQGRIARIEAEIDAASQRLRHRSHAEIRLRELDRDLLTEQKLYDVVSARLGKLDPYSEIAEPGARVVSLAEVPSSPSSPDPRVVIGSGFAGSLVVAFIAAMTLEGMDNRVRDPKRVAEILDAPILAFVPYFPCRLWGGSTKILRYLCKHPNSAIAERYRSVYNLIQRRNPGVREQVIMVTSGLPREGKTTTALGLAVTAALEGSWTVLVDLDLRTGGLRRAMGLPRDTTSLEAYLRTHAELRDVIHTVPGLTGLDVIVSAAIGDRVSGHVNAEHLARLFEELRATYDVVIVDTPPLMIVDDAAVLSVLADCVVLTAALPLGTEDELCDIGEQLRTTGMRVAGIVINEVDGTSGNGASPSRRVRLRDAKSYFGG
- a CDS encoding glycosyltransferase; the protein is MIMHVITNFSANAGAEAMLSRLIREPSNALVVPLIDVSDRYRESCGPSVRFMPLHAGSVARMMGAVPRLARIIKAEKPEAIVCWMYHAMVVGALAHRMSGGEAPLFWNVRQSLDDPRTLTRSVRLTLRLCRALSRYPGGIVFNSARAAELHRRFGFRNARMTVIPNGFDFVDADLPSARTPRVFGIAARLHPQKDHRTFFRAAALLSRRHAHARFVAAGAGLEDCEGAAARLVAESGVPAEAVSLCGEVADMESFYRSIDVLVLSSLTEGFPNVVAEAMSYGVPVVTTDVGDAAAIVGDTGMVVPAGDDQALAAAMERMLRLSPAEYRERSAAARRRVVEHYSLPRVAGQYEALVGAI
- a CDS encoding ATP-binding protein, translated to MSLTAHRFYARNDTARDPGAEAAFFENLKMRNGTFKRTRPSRFTEIEKAFGPVFRERADTIRSALDIGVSSGVTSLEFLDFLGAQGSTVSLTATDLFLRAHIVGVAPGLRVLADPEGFPLQYDVAGTAIRAWVRRLDYATLAFAPLMIARHGLGRRVRTLIAQGRSRPVHLASPRLLHRRDVEVMEDDILIRRPAFAGRFDVVRAANILNLGYFTAGELESAITNIRVYLRGPGSLFLATRTNRAGGNAATLFELGPDCDFRPLKRLGGGSEIEPQVLAATIA
- a CDS encoding glycosyltransferase family 4 protein, which codes for MAVSDTAISDRLDGAGPQRIVVVASLTRSLVNFRYALLEAMVAAGHEVTAVAPDEDSEAIAALNRIGVTFRRIPMARTGTDPLADIRTLAALYRLMRGIRPDIVLTYTMKPIIYGGLAARLSGVGRRFSMFTGFGYMFGGERRGLRLAALRRLSIWLYRRALAGTEAAFVYNENDAAEIRRHALIGKRTALVSVPGSGVDLDHHAQTALPAGPFVFLLVARLLREKGIAEFAAAARLLKPQFPQTRFQILGPFDPNPAALSQAEVAQWTADSGVEYLGETTDVRPYLSASTVFVLPSYYREGIPRSALEALATGRPIITTDMPGCRETVIDGENGFRIAPRSAADLANAMRAFLDDERLAPRMAVRSRTLAMERFDVRAVNAILLESLGLRPAV
- a CDS encoding polysaccharide biosynthesis/export family protein; translation: MLLGIAVMAALPGMLACRPAHAAPADGYRLAPGDVTSFDFLDDALPAEQLTVSSEGEVSIPLIGSFAVAGLTVPEAVDAMRRSFVERRFFVDPQISLAVASFRPIFVLGEVRVPGSFPFQPMLTVEQAVALAGGQSTGAGATEDRVVAQARLHGEIDGMSVDFARAALGVARMSAQLDDRAVITTDDLPANARPFLGDTMVAALMPTEQRILETERGAFETRRDQLTAAVSEVDGALGNLGQLIENQKGAILSAREDRDRVKKLYAGGIKTVTDVRNADRELTAQESHLLEIYNQMSSTRRELGELQRQLVDTTDNRTQTALTGLQKHQTEIEQLIAARRSAEEQSLLLGSLSLQKEQQVATTKFVYAIRRRVGSTTMSQPSMLDDEVAPGDTIVVSIERSAGSGPLTLTSAATGRMR
- a CDS encoding sugar transferase, whose translation is MKQAADAGNTSALDGRARASALVRFAGSVALLATLPIWPLVAAMVWASVGRPLLFRQTRSGRGMRPFTICKFRTMHDARDAAGALLPDALRETPAMRLLRRWRLDELPQLLAIARGEMSFVGPRPLLPDTIQGFGEFGRLRCAVSPGLTGWAQVNGNTRLTDRQKLALDLWYIHHRSLYLDLKILAMTAITIVRGERLGEANVGRATADMEAPYPRSVQGAGR
- a CDS encoding PIG-L deacetylase family protein, which produces MIQGLAGFGRVLVVAPHPDDEVLGCGGTIARIAADDGEVHVAVVTRGQPPAFSEEAAARVRAEAEAAHRHLGVRRTHWLDQPAGRLSETPHSTLNSALQDLFVAIRPDTVFIPFVGDVHLDHQLIFLSSMVAARPHQAEYPPTILAYETVSETNWNAPYVTAAFIPQVFIDIERSLERKLEAMAMFASQLRALPHERSLETLRALAILRGATVHRRAAEAFVLVRTVI
- a CDS encoding DegT/DnrJ/EryC1/StrS aminotransferase family protein, whose amino-acid sequence is MKRWPIYDEEQISDVVDILRSSQVNAWTGDYVARFEDAYARHLGRRHAVALANGSVALDLALKVLGIGAGDEVIVTSRSFIASAACVPFAGAKPVFADVDPVSGNLSAETIAARITPRTKAVIIVHLGGWPCDMEAIMALAEKADLKVIEDCAQAHGARYGGRPVGSFGHIAAFSFCQDKIITTGGEGGLVAMDDEALWSTAWSLKDHGKSYDLSHRKDFPPGFRWLHESFGTNWRMMSIQAALGLRQLEHLEEWRAQRQRNADIWTAALKDLPAIAIPRLTREHTHAWYRFYCHVRPEELTAGWTRDDLMLAVTAAGVPCFSGTCSEIYIEHAFSGSGLAPAERLPVAKQLGETSLAFLVDPSWSAEETEAAAVTASTIITNASRMGETRHRDLENSDYPLLLPMDAGTSGKVPMGFAPVTSAEDDGRDSSWTRRQGAPAAVSGRVGPDADLAAPS
- a CDS encoding response regulator transcription factor, whose translation is MDASDQIDVAIIDDRPLIRDCFGRGLEVTDPTLSLRYFSGVDELRNADAQETECIGVVLICTSWSQSQSESCFVEISRLKAEMPSVSIIMLSDIEKVDDILRLIKMGARGYIPTSVSLRVAVKAIQLVAAGGVYVPASILFLADRIARQTSEIEKQPQPDSMFTLRQMSVIEALRRGKPNKIIAYDLNMCESTVKVHIRNIMKKMKARNRTEVAYLLNNMMSAEGVCLRD